The Deinococcus sp. KSM4-11 sequence TTCACTGGCCCAGTGCTTGAACTTGCCCGTATAGCCCTGATCCGCCCAAATCTTCTGGAGGCCAGGGAAATGACCGTCTACGGCCTGGAGCAACACTTTCCCGCCCACCCGATCAACCAGACCGGCAGAATGAACCACGACCTTCAGGAGCAGTCCTCACGTGTCGACCAAGATGTGGCGCTTACGGCCGTTCACCTGTTTATGACCATCAAAGCCGTGTGGGCCACCATTTTCTGCGGTTTTGACACTCTGGCTATCGATCATGGCGGCGTGAGCATCGGGCGTTCGCCCGATGCTCACGCGGTACTGCTCTCGGAGCTGGCGATTCACGTCCTCCCAAACGCCTGAACGCCGCATCCGACGGAAGTGGAAATAGACCGTCTGCCACGGGGGAACATCGACCGGGAGGGCACGCCAGGCGATACCGCCGCGCAGCACGGAGAACACGGCATCCAGGATGAGCCTCGGATGCCAGGTGGGCGGCCGACCCCGTCCAGAGCGTGGTGGGAGAACCGTCTGGAGGAGCTGCCATTCGCGATCTGTGAGATCGCTCGGATACGTTCCACTGGGCATTCTTCAACAGTAGGTAGAGTGCGTGAGGGACCTATAATTTCCCAAACGGGCTCTAGGTAGTGTCCGCAAAGTGTCCTCGATGGGCAAGAATGACGTGTGGTACGGCGCTATGAACTGACCGATGAGCAGTGGAGCCAATTGGCTCCACTGCTCCCACCGCAACGCCAGCGAACAGGACGTCCCTCGCTGGACCACCGTACCGTTCTGAACGGCATCCTCTGGATCAAGCGCTCTGGGAGTGCGTGGCGTGATCTGCCCGAGCGCTATGGCAATTGGAAGACGGTGAGCTCCCGATTCTACCGATGGCAGCACCAGGGCCTCTGGGCGCAGGTGCTCGCCCGAGTGCAGGAGCGTGCCGATCATGCCGGCCAGGTTGACTGGGACGTCCAGATGATCGACAGCACGATCGTGCGCGCCCATCAGAGCGCGGCAGGGGTAAAAAAGGGGACGGCGACGAAGCGCTCGGCCGCTCGCAAGGTGGCTTCGGAACCAAAATCCACCTGAAGTGTGACGGCCGGGGACGGCCGATGGCCGTCCTGCTGACCGCTGGGCAGCGGAACGAGATGCTCATGTTTGAGGCACTGCTGGACGCTGGCAAGATCAAACGGCGGGGTTGTGTTGCCTTAACCAGGCCCGGGTAGTGTGACCCGCTGTGACTGATCCGACCCCTTACCGCCACCGATTCCCGATGACCATCATCCAGCACGCCGTCTGGCTGTACCACCGTTTCCCGTTGAGGTATCGAGACGTTCAGGAATTGCTCCACCAGCGCGGCATCGAGGTCAGTCACGAGACGCTGCGCGAATGGTGCATCACGTTCAGCGCGCTGTTCGCAGATGACCTGCGCCAGCGGGAACCCCGTCGGGGTTCCCGCTGGCTGATGGACGAGGTCTGTACGACGGTCAATGGCGTTCGACACTGGCTGTGGAGAGCGGTCGACGAACACGGCTTCGTGCTCGACATCTTGCTGCAGCGTCACCGCGATACCAAGGCGGCACAGACCTTCCTGACGCGCCTTCTGAGTGAATACGATGTGCCAGAGGTCATTCATACCGATAAGCTCTGGAGGTACGGCGCTGCCCTGCGGGAACGTCCTGTGCTCCACACTGTGGAGCATGTCCAGGTTGTCTCCACGGCGCGCTGCAACAATGTGATTGAGCAATCACACCGATCCACACGGCGTCATGAACGGCAACAACAGGGGTTCAAGCGACGAAAACGAGTGCAGGAATTCCTCTGCCTACACGCCAGCATCGAGAACCTCCACCACCACACACGAGCGAGCGTGCCCGCCTTCATCAGACGAAATAACCAAAAACAAGCGTTCCAGACGTGGTCAGCGGTCACGGCAGGGGTGGCCTGAATCTCAGGCCACCCCTGCCCTCACCATGGCGTGATGCCAGTCAAGGCAACACAACCGTGCAAAGAGACGCACGTCACTACCCTGCGGCTCGCGCCACCGCTGGTCACCAGCCGCGAGGATCTCGACTGGGCCCTGGATCGCATCGCCCAGGTGCTGGCCGGTTAGCGTCGCCAGGTTTTTTACCCAGTCGTTGAGCGCGGTCGGGCCTCCGCACCTCCTTCGGCAACCGCTGGGGCTGGGCGCATGCCCACGGTAGACACCAGCAAATCTGCCCGTTGGCCGACGCCGGTGCGCGAGCTCGCAATGGTCATCCACCTGCCGGGGTTTCGCCAGGACTGGGTGCAAGTGCCTCTCGCGAGCGGCCGGGTGGTGGGCCTGAACGTCGTCTGACGCCACTCTCTGGCACCTGCGGAGCTCGCCCGCAACAGCGCGGGACGCCCCTCGGCTTACCCGTCCGCGAACAAGCGCATGAACGTGAGCGCGAACCACGGAGGAACAGGTTTCCGTGTACCAGCCCCTAGCCGGACAGCATGGATGACATCGCGGCTTCTCAGGACACAACCGTTTTCGGCAGGGAGAACCCGAAGGTCGCGCCCTGCCCGACGCTCCCGTCCGCCCACACCTGCCCGCCATGCCGCGCCACGATGCGCTTCACGGTCGCCAACCCAATGCCAGCCCCCCCGAACTCCTGCAGAAGATGCAGGCGCTGCAACGCCCCAAACAGCTTTCCCGCGTACTGGGGATCGAAACCAACCCCCTTGTCCTGCACGAAGATGGCCCACTCCTGCTCGCGTTCCTCCGCCCAGACGTGCACTTCCGCATGGCCTGGGCTGAACTTCACCGCATTCTCCAGCAGGTGGGTGACCACCTGCTGAAGGGTCGCTGCGTCGCCCTGGACCGTCGGCAACGGATCAATGCTCCAGACCACGGGGCGATCCGGGAACAGCAGGGTCACGTCATGCTGAGCCTGGTCAACCAGGCTTACGAGGGGCACCGCCCGGATGTTCAGCATCGCCCGGCCCGCCCTGGACAGGGTCAACATGGCGTCCAGCAGGGCCTCCATCCGTTTCGCCGCGTCCCTGACCACGCCGACGTGGCGCTCAGCCCGGGACAGGTTCCCCTGGGCCAACTCCTTCGCCGTCAGCGCCGCAAACCCTTCGACATGTCGAACGGGGGTGCGCAGGTCGTGTGAGACGCTGTACGTGAAAGCCTCCAGTTCCTGGTTGGCCGCCTGCAGCTCCGTATTCGACCGGATCAGCTGGAGGCTGCGTTCCACGCGCTCGATGATGGCCGCCAGGTAGTGCACAGCCGTCATCAGCACGGCCTGATCCGGTGCAGTCCACGACCGCGTCTCGTACAGCGGCACGTTGAACAGGCCACGCACCTGCCCACCGATGATCACGGGCAGCGTGGCATGGGCCGCGACGTCCTGCGCCACTTCTGGATCGACATCGGTTCCAGCGTCGTATACCTCGACGAAGGCCGGCTCACCCGTCTGGGCCACTGAGTCGAAGCTGGGCGTGTGACCGACGGGGAAGCCGGCATCCATGTGCGCCTGCAGGAGGGCTGACCTCACCGCTCCCGTCTGGACGCGCACGCGCCACCGCCCGCCCTGCGCTTCGTAGTACGCCGCGAATCCTGGCGGCAGGAGCTCGAGCACCATGCCCTGGGCGCGCTTGATCACGGCCAGAGAGTCTGCCGTTTCGCTCTGGTTCCCGGTCAGCTGCAGCAGGGTCTCCAGTTCCCGCGTGCGGCGGTTCAAGTCATCCCGCTGCTGCTGGAGTTGTTGCGCCTGGACGGCGCGTTCCATGGCCAGGCCGAGCCCACGCGCGACGGCACGCACCATGGCCTCATCCCGGGCGAACCAGTGGGTGGTGGCCTGCTTGCCGACGGCGAAGATCGCCCGCACGTCGCCGTCGATCAGCAGCGGGACGAAACCAGCGACGCCGTAGGCCGCGGCTTCGGACAGGGAGTTGTCCGCGGCGTCCCATCCTCCGACGAAGACGGGCTCGCCCCGGCGTACGGCCTCGGCAAAGTCCGGGGCGTCCAGGGGCACGCCCGCCCGGATCTGCTGCACGATCTCCGGACTGACGTCATCGGACCACACCAAGCCCCGCCAGATGCCGGCGGCGGCGTCCAGCTCGTAATAGCCCACGCTGAGGTCACTGACAATGGCCTGCACGACCGTGACGGCCTGGTGCGCGAGACAGTGCAGATCCGTCTCGGTGCCGACGGCTTCAGTGAAGCGGACGAAGGCGTCCAACGCGGTGGCCCGCTCCTCCAGCTCCTGGGTCTGGTGCTGAACCTTCTGCTCCAGCACCTGGGCCTGCTGTTCCAGTTGCGCCTGCGCAGCCTGCCTGGCCTCCTCGGCCCGGTGTTGCGCGGTGATGTCGCGGGACGTGGACAGCAGGTGCGTGATCTGGCCGTGGTCATCGCGCAGCGGGGAGATGGTCACGAACCACCGCTTGGATGTGCCCTTGAATGTGCGGGCGCTCCCGACGAAGGTGCGGGTCTCTCCGGCGCGGGCGGCGTCCAGCGCGGCCTCGAGTTGGGCGCGGTCGTCTCCGTCCCACCAGGACGTCAGGACGACGTTGTGGCACTGCTGGAAGTCATCAATCTCCATGACCTGCTGACCACCGGAGTTCATCGTGAGCACTCGTGCGTCGAGATCGAGCACCTTGATGCAGTCGCCGTTGGCATCGATGACGGCCTGCAACTGGCGTGGCGTCAGCACGAGGTCGGAGGACAGTGTCCGCTGGGAGTCAGGGGTCAGGCGAACCAACTCATCAGCAACAGGATAACTGGGGTTGACTTCCCGGCGACCAGCCCTGACACGACATCATCCCATGAACCATCCCCGGGCCACGCCTGTCGACTATCCGCACTATTCCCGGCGCTGCGCGTAGCAGTACGTCCTGGCGGAGCCAGAAGGGCTACGCTCGTCCTTTCAGGGGACCTCGGGGTGCTGCAGCCCGGCCGTATGAAGCGGTCATCGGGATGCGCCGGGTGGCGTCCAGGTACGCGTCAACGCTGGGCACGGCTACCATCCACATCCAGGTCCCCTGAGGCAGGCGCTGGGCCCCGGTACCGCCGATATCCCAGGAGACGCGAAAACCACCGGCGCCGCGCCACGGACTGGCGAGCTCGCTCTTCGCGCAGCGTGGCCATCACCAGGGCAGCTCCCTCTGCGTCCTGGCCCGCACCGGTTGTGTTGCCTTAACTGGCATCACGCCATGGTGAGGGCAGGGGTGGCCTGAGATTCAGGCCACCCCTGCGGTGACCGCTGACCACGTCTGGAACGCTTGTTTTTGGTTATTTCGTCTGATGGAGGCGGGCACGCTCGCTCGTGTGTGGTGGTGGAGGTTCTCGATGCTGGCGTGTAGGCAGAGGAACTCCTGCACTCGTTTTCGTCGCTTGAACCCCTGTTGTTGCCGTTCATGACGCCGTGTGGATCGGTGTGATTGCTCAATCACATTGTTGCAGCGCGCCGTGGAGACAACCTGGACATGCTCCACAGTGTGGAGCACAGGACGTTCCCGCAGGGCAGCGCCGTACCTCCAGAGCTTATCGGTATGAATGACCTCTGGCACATCGTATTCACTCAGAAGGCGCGTCAGGAAGGTCTGTGCCGCCTTGGTATCGCGGTGACGCTGCAGCAAGATGTCGAGCACGAAGCCGTGTTCGTCGACCGCTCTCCACAGCCAGTGTCGAACGCCATTGACCGTCGTACAGACCTCGTCCATCAGCCAGCGGGAACCCCGACGGGGTTCCCGCTGGCGCAGGTCATCTGCGAACAGGTCGCTGAACGTGATGCACCATTCGCGCAGCGTCTCGTGACTGACCTCGATGCCGCGCTGGTGGAGCAATTCCTGAACGTCTCGATACCTCAACGGGAAACGGTGGTACAGCCAGACGGCGTGCTGGATGATGGTCATCGGGAATCGGTGGCGGTAAGGGGTCGGATCAGTCACAGCGGGTCACACTACCCGGGCCTGGTTAAGGCAACACAACCGGAACCTGAGACAGATCGATGGTCAACGTCGTGTCCTCGGGCGTAAGGACGAGAAGTTTGCCGTCAAACGCGTCGATCCGGTAGCGGGGAACCTCAACGATGCCAAGCACCGACAGGGCTGTAGGTGTGACGGGGAGCATATGCGGAAGCATAGACCCGCCTTTCACGACTCAGTGTGCCTCTCGGTGGCCAGCTTACTTTGCTCTTCTGCGAGGCCACTACAATCGTCCAGTGGGCGGTGTTGCCCGCGGAGGTGCACGCCGTTCCCCCGGAGATCCGCTCTGGATCCAGGCGTCACCACAGCCACTGGTGAACTTGAGGGGAGCTCGTGGGCGACGCCATCACCGTCTTCATCCAATTGCTCGGGATCCCACAGGTATGGCTCCCTTCCGGAGTCCGGCCCTTTCCTTCCGATCAACGCCATCACCTGCTGGCGCACCTCGCCGTTGAGGGAGGTTGGACGAGGCGCGACCACCTCGCGTTCCTGTTCTGGCCAGACAAGCCTGAATCGATCGCCCGCCGGAATCTGCGTCGACTGTTGCACCGCACGCGTGAGCTGGACTGGCTCCCCGCCGTGGTCGTGGAGGAGAGACGACTGTCCTGGGCCGTGGCGACTGATGTCCGAGCATTTGAGGTTGCGGTGGCTGACGGGCACTGGGGGCAGGCCCTGGACATTTACCGAGGCCCCCTGCTTGATGGCTTTGACGGCGAAGGAACCGGGGAGTTAGGAACCTGGCTCCTGACCCAGCGGGAGCGGTTGCGCGGCCTGTGGCATCACGCGTTGCGCCGGCGGGCTGGTGAGCTGGAAGCAGCGGGTGACGCCAGTGGAGCGGCAGCCCTCCTGACACCCCTCTTGAGCGGCGACGAATTCGACGAGGACAGTCTCAGCCTGTACATGCGGGTCTCGGCGCGCGCTGGGCAAGGAAGTTTAGCGCTGCAGGCCTATGAGGCCTTCGCGCACCGCCTGCGCCGCGAATTCGGGCTGTCCCCTGCCCCGGCGACCGAGCAGCTCGCCCGCACGATCCGGGACGGCGAGGAGGGGGCGGAGCCCAGTGGTTCCGCCCCCTGGCGTCTGCCTGCGCCGCTGACCCCCCTGGTGGGACGCGAACTTGAACTCACCGAGGTGGCCCACCTGTTGGCCCGGCCTGAGTGCCGCCTCCTCACGCTCACCGGGCCCGGCGGCGCGGGCAAATCGCGGCTGGCCCTGGAGGTGGCCCATACCCTCGCGCCCCAATTTCAGGACGGCGCACGGTTCGTCCCGCTCGAATCCCTGGCGGCCCCTGCGTTCGTCCCCGCCACCCTCGCCGCGGCCATCGGCCTGAACCTCCAGGGCCCGGATGAACCTGTGGATCAGCTCATCCGGTACTTGCGTGACAAGTGCGTGCTGGTCGTTCTGGACAACTTTGAGCACCTTCTGGAGGGGACACCCCTGGTCGCAGAACTGCTGCGGGAGTGCCCGGAACTGCGGCTTCTCGTTACTTCCCGCGAGCGGCTGCGCCTGGCGGGCGAATGGCTCCTGCCAGTCGACGGGCTGCCGATCCCCCCACCCGGCACGGGTCTGGAGGAGTCGCTCATGTACGACGCGGTGCGGCTGTTCGTGGATCGGGTGATCCGGGTGCGTCCAACCTACGTGCTGCGCGTGGAGGAGCTTTCCTCCGTGCTGGAGATCTGCCGACTGGTGGGGGGACTCCCCCTGGGGCTTGAACTTGCGGCGCCGTGGATGAGGGCCGTCCCTGCCAGGGAGATCGCTGCCGGTATCGCCGAGGGCCTCGATCTCCTCGCGTCCGATTCGCGGGACGCGGTTTCCCGGCACGCCAGTCTGCGCGCGACCTTCGAGCACTCCTGGCGCCTGCTTGATCAGGCCGAACAGGCCGCCCTTCGCCAGCTTTCGGTCTGCGAGGGTGGCTTCCGGCCGGGAGCAGCGCGCGAAATCGCGGGGGCCACCTTGGCGCTGCTGGCGGGCCTGGTGGATAAATCGCTCCTGCGCGCGTTGCCGTCAGGGCGTTTTCACCGCCACCCGCTGTTGTACGGTTACACCCGCGAGAAGCTGGCGTCCAACCCTGAGGAGGAACACGAGGCCCAGGTTCGTCACGCCGGATATTTCCTGCGTCTCCTTCAGGATCTCGGTGGGCCCCTGCGGGGTGCCGGGCAGAAGGAGGCGCTCACGCGGCTCGACGAGGATCTGGACAACGTGCATGCTGCCTGGAACTGGGCTGTAGCCCATGATCGCGCGGCCGAGCTGGGGCGGTGTGCTGCTCCTCTGGCTGCCTACCACATGGCCCGTGGCCGCTACCGCGAGGGGGCTGAACTGCTCACGCAGGCCGAGGCGAGCCTGCCAGATGATGACCGCGGACACCGCACCGCCCTGTGTCAGCTCCGGGTGGAGGGCGCGCCCCTGCTCACCCGGCTGGGACAGCGCGACGCGGCCGAACGCTGGGCCGCCAGCGGCCTCGCCCTGGCCCGCGAGTTGGGCGAACCGGGCGAGGCCCTGGCCGGGCTCACCCTGCTGGGCGACCTGGCCTGGCGGCGGGGTGACCGCGCCGAGGCCGCCGTCCACCTCAACGAGGCCCTGAGCCTGGCGCAGGAACGAGGGAATCAGGCCGCGCTTGCCGAAACCCTGAACCTGTTGGGCAATGTCGACCTGGACGGCGGCGACTTGCCTGCGGCACAGCAGCGTTATGCATCTGCCCTTGGCCTGCACCGTGAGCTGGACAACCCCAGCGAAGTCGTGCGGCTGCTCAACAATCTGGGGTGCCTGGCCGCGTACCAGGGGCACCTCGAGGCCTCCGTCGCTTTGCTGAGTGAGGGCGTGGCCCTGGCACGAGACATCCGTCTCCCACGGCTGTTGGCCCAGCTCCTGTCGAGCCTCGCCGAGACGGCCCATGAGCAGGGCAACCTGACCAGCGCGGAGGCGGCCGCCGCCGAGGCCTTGGCGTTGGCACGCGCCAGTGGCGACCGCCGCCTGGAGGGCATCCTCCTCGTCGATCTGGGCCATACGGCGACAGCAGCAGGGAATCTGGAGCGCGCGCAGCAGCACCTCCGCGACGGGCTGGCCGTCCTGTGGCACCTGGGCGAACTGCCCCAGGTATTGCGCGCCCTGGCCCGCTGGGCAAGGTGGTGGCTCGCCCGCGGTGGGCCCGAACGGGCCGGAGTCCTCCTTGACCTCGTGACGCGTCACCCGGCCACCAAGAGCGTGGATCGGGACCTCACGCAACGGATGCGCGCTGAGGTGACTCCCACACCTCTCGTTCTCTCCGATCTCCCCCCAGCTCTTTCTCACGTCGTATCGACACTCCTCGGCCCCTTGCCCTGATCACCGCACGCCGGGTGCCGCTGGCGGGACGCCCATGGGACGCCGACGGGACGCCCCACTGTCACCGTGCTCGCGTGCCCCTGAGTGGGGGACGAGGAGGCGAAGGTGAAACCAGCTCACTGTCCGCAGGTCAGGCGTCAGGGAAGTCCCAAAGAACCGGTCACCCGAAAGAAGGCATCACCGTGAATGCCCAGCCGTTCGCCCACCGGCGCTGGCGCCAGCGCTGCCTCACGCCGCTGCTAGGGCTCACGCTCCTCGCCTGCAGTCAAGGCACCAAGCCTGCCCCCCCGCCGGCTTCATCCCCCGACCGCCTCGACACCCTGGTGATCGGAGCGGTGCAGAGCACGTACGTTGATGCGCTGAAGCCCTCGTTGAACATGGTTCAATACACCGGCAGCCAGAAGCCTGAGGACTACAACCTGGTGCTCTTTGACGGCGATGCCAATTCACCAACGGACGTTGCCGCCCACCCAGTCCTGGCCCAGGCCCTGCGCGCAGGCAAATGGGTGCTGGGCGTGGATCTGACCGAAGCCCACAAGAAGCAGGGCATCCAGGGACTTCTCCACGCGTCCACGTGCGGCACGAGTACGGCCTTCGCGTTTCACACTGGCTACGACGCCCACGGGCGGTTCCAGGCGCACATCATCGAACCCTCCCGCGCGGAAAGTCAGCCGAAGGAAACGCGACTGCCGACTGACAGGACGGATACACCCCAGCCAGCCACCAAACCCACCAAACCGGGCCAGCAGGCGTGCGAGGGCACGGCAAGCGCCACCAGTCAGAGCCTAAAACCAGATCCAGGATCGCCCCAAGTGTTCGCCCGAACGCTCCTCGAGGCGATCGCCAAGCCGACCCCGCTCGTCCGTCAGGACACCCCGGCGACTATTCCAAACGACCTCATCTACGCGAACTTCTATTTCACGGAGACCTTCAACCAGCCGCTCAGCGGATCCCTCAAAGGCTATCCCGGCACCCAGCACCCCAACTACACGGTGAACCGCACCTTCACGGTGTACCTCAACAACAAGAACAACCCCCAGGGTGACTTCCAGTACGTCCTGCTCGAACAGGACGCGGCGGCCAATCCCAAGCTCTCGAGCGAACCATTCATTGCGATGGGAACCAAGTGGGACAGCGACTGGGTCATCGGCAGCTACGACGAGGCAGGCTGGGCGCAGAACCGCATGCAGCTCAGCCTCTCGGCCAACCCCACTGACTGGACGTTGGTGTCCACCTCGCCCGACACCGTGAACGGCACCACGAATGTCACCACTGGCGTGAGCTTCAACGTGCAGTTCGGCGCCAATGCCGATGGCCCGAATGGCTCGGGCTCCTTCACCTACTCCAACTCTCAGTCCAGGGACATCTCAGATTGGGCCGTGAGCAACTTGGCCACCAATACCGAGACCCAGTGGATGTACATGAGCAAGAACCCGGTAGACGGAAACTATCAGCCGAATTGCACCGCAGCAATTCGCACCACCGGATGCTATCTGGGCCAATTGCCAAACGATCTCGCTTGAGGCGCCCTTAAGCTCTATACCCAGTCGGTCTGGAAGACCCCATCGGTGATCGACGGCCCTGCCGGGTTCTCGTACTGGACGTGGTACGAGCTGCTGGATGTAGGGTGCGCACAAAACGGTGGAGTCATCTGCGATTCGGCCAAAGGTCTCTATAACTTTCAAGACTACTCTCCACAGTACATGCAGGGGCTCAGCTTCGACCTCGGTGTTGTCGTGCCCACCCCAATCCAGTCGATCACGTTCAGTCCGAATCCTGTACAGGGGGGCACAAGCGTTACTGGCACCGTGACCCTGAGTAAGGCCGCTAAGATTGACACCCGCATCGACCTGTCCTCCAACAGTCAGAACGCGACTGTGCTGCCCAGCGTCACAGTGAAGCAGGGACAGACCTCGGCCACCTTCCAGGTGCTCACCAACACCAACGGCATCGCCACCGGTGGCAGCAGTGTCGCCACCATCCAGGCCTTCTCCGCACAGAACTACCAGGCCCAGCTGACCATCCAGAACGTCAACAACGCCTCGCTGACCCTCTCCTCTACCTCGGTTGAGCCGGGTCAATCCGTGACCGGCACGGTCGGTCTGACCGGGACGGTGGCCGTGGACACCGTGGTTCCCCTCGATTCGAACAGCCCCAATGTGACCGTGCCCGCCTCGGTGACCGTGAAGGCTGGGCAGAGTTCTGCCACGTTCCCCATCGCGACGAACGCGACGGGTCTCGCCTACGGTGCCAAGGCTGTCGCAATCGTCACGGCTGGGAGTGCCCAGAGCCAGCTCACGGTCACGCGGGTCGGACTCACCTCGCTTACCTTCTCCCCCCGCACTCTTGTGCTCGGCAAGCCGGCCACCGGCACAGTCACCC is a genomic window containing:
- a CDS encoding BTAD domain-containing putative transcriptional regulator: MGDAITVFIQLLGIPQVWLPSGVRPFPSDQRHHLLAHLAVEGGWTRRDHLAFLFWPDKPESIARRNLRRLLHRTRELDWLPAVVVEERRLSWAVATDVRAFEVAVADGHWGQALDIYRGPLLDGFDGEGTGELGTWLLTQRERLRGLWHHALRRRAGELEAAGDASGAAALLTPLLSGDEFDEDSLSLYMRVSARAGQGSLALQAYEAFAHRLRREFGLSPAPATEQLARTIRDGEEGAEPSGSAPWRLPAPLTPLVGRELELTEVAHLLARPECRLLTLTGPGGAGKSRLALEVAHTLAPQFQDGARFVPLESLAAPAFVPATLAAAIGLNLQGPDEPVDQLIRYLRDKCVLVVLDNFEHLLEGTPLVAELLRECPELRLLVTSRERLRLAGEWLLPVDGLPIPPPGTGLEESLMYDAVRLFVDRVIRVRPTYVLRVEELSSVLEICRLVGGLPLGLELAAPWMRAVPAREIAAGIAEGLDLLASDSRDAVSRHASLRATFEHSWRLLDQAEQAALRQLSVCEGGFRPGAAREIAGATLALLAGLVDKSLLRALPSGRFHRHPLLYGYTREKLASNPEEEHEAQVRHAGYFLRLLQDLGGPLRGAGQKEALTRLDEDLDNVHAAWNWAVAHDRAAELGRCAAPLAAYHMARGRYREGAELLTQAEASLPDDDRGHRTALCQLRVEGAPLLTRLGQRDAAERWAASGLALARELGEPGEALAGLTLLGDLAWRRGDRAEAAVHLNEALSLAQERGNQAALAETLNLLGNVDLDGGDLPAAQQRYASALGLHRELDNPSEVVRLLNNLGCLAAYQGHLEASVALLSEGVALARDIRLPRLLAQLLSSLAETAHEQGNLTSAEAAAAEALALARASGDRRLEGILLVDLGHTATAAGNLERAQQHLRDGLAVLWHLGELPQVLRALARWARWWLARGGPERAGVLLDLVTRHPATKSVDRDLTQRMRAEVTPTPLVLSDLPPALSHVVSTLLGPLP
- a CDS encoding IS5 family transposase — protein: MVRRYELTDEQWSQLAPLLPPQRQRTGRPSLDHRTVLNGILWIKRSGSAWRDLPERYGNWKTVSSRFYRWQHQGLWAQVLARVQERADHAGQVDWDVQMIDSTIVRAHQSAAGVKKGTATKRSAARKVASEPKST
- a CDS encoding IS6 family transposase yields the protein MTDPTPYRHRFPMTIIQHAVWLYHRFPLRYRDVQELLHQRGIEVSHETLREWCITFSDLFADDLRQREPRRGSRWLMDEVCTTVNGVRHWLWRAVDEHGFVLDILLQRHRDTKAAQTFLTRLLSEYDVPEVIHTDKLWRYGAALRERPVLHTVEHVQVVSTARCNNVIEQSHRSTRRHERQQQGFKRRKRVQEFLCLHASIENLHHHTRASVPASIRRNNQKQAFQTWSAVTAGVA
- a CDS encoding IS6 family transposase; its protein translation is MTDPTPYRHRFPMTIIQHAVWLYHRFPLRYRDVQELLHQRGIEVSHETLREWCITFSALFADDLRQREPRRGSRWLMDEVCTTVNGVRHWLWRAVDEHGFVLDILLQRHRDTKAAQTFLTRLLSEYDVPEVIHTDKLWRYGAALRERPVLHTVEHVQVVSTARCNNVIEQSHRSTRRHERQQQGFKRRKRVQEFLCLHASIENLHHHTRASVPAFIRRNNQKQAFQTWSAVTAGVA
- a CDS encoding ATP-binding protein, with amino-acid sequence MLTPRQLQAVIDANGDCIKVLDLDARVLTMNSGGQQVMEIDDFQQCHNVVLTSWWDGDDRAQLEAALDAARAGETRTFVGSARTFKGTSKRWFVTISPLRDDHGQITHLLSTSRDITAQHRAEEARQAAQAQLEQQAQVLEQKVQHQTQELEERATALDAFVRFTEAVGTETDLHCLAHQAVTVVQAIVSDLSVGYYELDAAAGIWRGLVWSDDVSPEIVQQIRAGVPLDAPDFAEAVRRGEPVFVGGWDAADNSLSEAAAYGVAGFVPLLIDGDVRAIFAVGKQATTHWFARDEAMVRAVARGLGLAMERAVQAQQLQQQRDDLNRRTRELETLLQLTGNQSETADSLAVIKRAQGMVLELLPPGFAAYYEAQGGRWRVRVQTGAVRSALLQAHMDAGFPVGHTPSFDSVAQTGEPAFVEVYDAGTDVDPEVAQDVAAHATLPVIIGGQVRGLFNVPLYETRSWTAPDQAVLMTAVHYLAAIIERVERSLQLIRSNTELQAANQELEAFTYSVSHDLRTPVRHVEGFAALTAKELAQGNLSRAERHVGVVRDAAKRMEALLDAMLTLSRAGRAMLNIRAVPLVSLVDQAQHDVTLLFPDRPVVWSIDPLPTVQGDAATLQQVVTHLLENAVKFSPGHAEVHVWAEEREQEWAIFVQDKGVGFDPQYAGKLFGALQRLHLLQEFGGAGIGLATVKRIVARHGGQVWADGSVGQGATFGFSLPKTVVS